A region from the Corylus avellana chromosome ca7, CavTom2PMs-1.0 genome encodes:
- the LOC132188510 gene encoding zinc finger protein 7-like: MTSQREEEEANKISNNNHDAETKTSENEEIGSGDDNLGEWLSLGLNRNESFTVGDSDSQSKPASNKVFSCNFCKRKFFSSQALGGHQNAHKRERGAAKRYQTHKMMMTTTGFPFTPRSLGVQPHSVARKPSSQGSAMVARFGDANAGFGMASTPFMLEEAMDLIWPGSFRMDKLPAEQSSDDHHHHVHNKLDLNLRL, translated from the coding sequence ATGACTTCCCAGAGGGAGGAGGAAGAGGCAAACAAGATATCAAATAACAACCACGATGCAGAAACCAAGACAagtgaaaatgaagaaataggTTCGGGAGACGATAACTTGGGGGAATGGTTGAGTTTAGGCCTCAACAGAAACGAGTCCTTCACAGTTGGAGACTCTGATTCCCAATCAAAGCCTGCCAGTAACAAGGTTTTCTCTTGCAACTTCTGCAAGAGGAAGTTTTTCAGTTCACAAGCATTGGGTGGTCACCAAAACGCgcacaaaagagaaagaggagctgCAAAAAGGTACCAGACTCACAAGATGATGATGACAACAACAGGGTTTCCCTTCACGCCTCGATCACTGGGGGTCCAGCCCCACTCGGTCGCTCGCAAGCCGAGTAGTCAAGGGTCTGCCATGGTAGCGCGATTTGGTGATGCCAATGCAGGATTTGGGATGGCATCGACACCGTTCATGCTAGAAGAAGCAATGGATTTGATTTGGCCAGGAAGCTTTCGCATGGACAAGTTGCCTGCAGAGCAATCATCagatgatcatcatcatcatgtaCATAATAAGCTTGACTTGAATCTTCGGCTgtga
- the LOC132187013 gene encoding pentatricopeptide repeat-containing protein ELI1, chloroplastic: protein MYSATLLITPPPPPTTTTIRHSPTVDRLAFLIDKPKSIDHLLQVHAALLRHGLHQHPILNFKLQRSYSSLGRLDYSLALFERTHNPNVFLWTAIVHGHARRGLHDQALFYYVQMLVHGVEPNCFTFSALLKSCPLEPGKALHSQAIKLGFDSDSYVKTGLIDIYARGGDVMSAQQLFDAMPEKSLVSLTAMITCYAKHGELAKALVLFEEMEERDVVCWNVMIDGYTQSGMPNEALLLFRKMLAGKVKPNEVTVLSVLSACGQLGALESGRWLHSYIENNRIKINVHVGTALVDMYSKCGSLEDARLVFDRIKDRDVVAWNSMIVGYSMHGFSRDALQLFNEMCGIGHRPSDITFIGILGACGHAGLVSEGWSFFRSMKDKYGIEPKIEHYGCMVNLLGRAGHLEEAYALVKNMETEPDPVIWGTLLGACTLHGNIALGEEIAEFLVGKNLANSGTYILLSNIYAATGNWYGVARVRTLMKDSGIQKEPGCSSIEVNNKVHEFLAGDRRHPKSKEIYMMLEEINGWLKAHGYTPQTDIVLHDLEERQKEQSLEVHSEKLAISFGLISTRPGTTIKIVKNLRVCLDCHAVTKLLSKITGRKIVMRDRNRFHHFVNGSCSCGDYW, encoded by the coding sequence ATGTACTCGGCCACCCTTCTCATCACCCCACCGCCACCGCCCACAACCACCACCATTCGCCATTCCCCAACAGTCGACAGACTTGCCTTCCTTATCGACAAGCCCAAATCTATCGACCACCTTCTACAAGTCCACGCCGCCCTCCTCCGCCACGGCCTCCACCAGCACCCCATCTTGAACTTCAAGCTTCAGCGCTCTTACTCCTCTCTCGGTCGACTCGACTATTCTCTCGCCCTCTTTGAACGTACCCACAACCCCAATGTGTTCCTCTGGACCGCCATTGTCCACGGCCACGCACGACGCGGTCTACACGACCAAGCACTCTTCTACTACGTACAAATGCTGGTTCACGGTGTCGAACCCAATTGCTTCACCTTCTCTGCGCTCTTGAAGTCCTGCCCGCTTGAACCGGGAAAGGCACTTCATTCCCAAGCGATCAAACTCGGGTTCGATTCGGATTCGTACGTTAAGACGGGTCTCATCGATATTTATGCTAGAGGGGGCGATGTGATGTCTGCGCAACAGTTGTTTGATGCTATGCCTGAGAAGAGTTTGGTTTCTTTGACGGCAATGATTACTTGTTATGCCAAGCACGGGGAGCTTGCCAAGGCCCTAGTATTGTTCGAAGAGATGGAGGAGAGGGACGTGGTTTGTTGGAATGTGATGATTGATGGGTATACCCAGAGTGGGATGCCAAATGAGGCTTTGCTATTGTTTAGAAAAATGTTGGCAGGGAAAGTAAAGCCTAACGAAGTGACTGTCCTGTCTGTGCTCTCTGCTTGCGGGCAGCTTGGGGCTTTGGAGTCTGGTAGATGGCTTCATTCTTACATTGAGAACAACAGGATTAAGATCAATGTTCATGTGGGTACCGCGTTGGTTGATATGTACAGCAAGTGTGGTAGTTTGGAGGATGCGCGGTTGGTTTTTGATAGGATCAAGGACAGGGATGTCGTTGCCTGGAATTCAATGATTGTGGGGTATTCAATGCATGGATTTAGTCGAGATGCTTTGCAGTTGTTTAATGAAATGTGTGGGATTGGACACCGCCCTTCTGATATAACCTTCATCGGCATTTTGGGCGCTTGCGGTCATGCTGGTTTGGTAAGCGAGGGATGGAGTTTTTTCCGTTCAATGAAAGACAAATACGGGATTGAGCCAAAGATTGAACATTATGGGTGTATGGTAAATCTTCTTGGGCGTGCTGGCCATTTAGAAGAAGCATATGCGCTTGTCAAAAACATGGAGACTGAGCCAGATCCTGTCATATGGGGAACTTTGCTTGGGGCCTGTACGCTCCATGGTAACATTGCTTTGGGAGAGGAAATTGCAGAGTTTCTGGTTGGCAAGAACCTTGCCAATTCGGGAACATATATTCTTCTTTCGAACATATACGCAGCCACTGGCAACTGGTATGGTGTAGCAAGGGTGAGGACCTTGATGAAAGACAGTGGGATACAAAAGGAACCTGGCTGTAGCTCAATTGAAGTAAATAATAAGGTACACGAGTTTCTTGCTGGAGATAGGAGACACCCAAAGAGCAAAGAAATCTACATGATGTTAGAGGAGATAAATGGTTGGCTCAAGGCTCACGGTTACACCCCACAGACAGATATCGTGTTACATGACTTGGAGGAGAGACAAAAGGAGCAATCCCTTGAAGTTCATAGCGAGAAGCTGGCTATTTCTTTCGGGCTCATCAGTACTCGTCCGGGGACTACAATCAAGATTGTAAAGAACCTCCGTGTATGTTTGGACTGTCATGCTGTGACCAAGTTGCTTTCAAAGATAACCGGACGTAAGATTGTGATGAGGGACCGCAACCGGTTTCACCACTTTGTGAACGGTTCATGCTCTTGTGGGGATTACTGGTGA
- the LOC132188575 gene encoding zinc finger protein 7-like — MTSQREEEEANKISNNNHDAETKTSENEEIGSGDDNLGEWLSLGLNRNESFTVGDSDSQSKPASNKVFSCNFCKRKFFSSQALGGHQNAHKRERGAAKRYQSHKMMMTTTGFPFTPRSLGVQPHSVARKPSSQGSAMVARFGDANAGFGMASTPFMLEEAMDLIWPGSFRMDKLPAEQSSDDHHHHVHNKLDLNLRL, encoded by the coding sequence ATGACTTCCCAGAGGGAGGAGGAAGAGGCAAACAAGATATCAAATAACAACCACGATGCAGAAACCAAGACAagtgaaaatgaagaaataggTTCGGGAGACGATAACTTGGGGGAATGGTTGAGTTTAGGGCTCAACAGAAACGAGTCCTTCACAGTTGGAGACTCTGATTCCCAATCAAAGCCTGCCAGTAACAAGGTTTTCTCTTGCAACTTCTGCAAGAGGAAGTTTTTCAGTTCACAAGCATTGGGTGGTCACCAAAACGCgcacaaaagagaaagaggagctgCAAAAAGGTACCAGTCTCACAAGATGATGATGACAACAACAGGGTTTCCCTTCACGCCTCGATCACTGGGAGTCCAGCCCCACTCGGTCGCTCGCAAGCCGAGTAGTCAAGGGTCTGCCATGGTAGCGCGATTTGGTGATGCCAATGCAGGATTTGGGATGGCATCGACACCGTTCATGCTAGAAGAAGCAATGGATTTGATTTGGCCAGGAAGCTTTCGCATGGACAAGTTGCCTGCAGAGCAATCATCagatgatcatcatcatcatgtaCATAATAAGCTTGACTTGAATCTTCGGCTgtga
- the LOC132187377 gene encoding protein NONRESPONDING TO OXYLIPINS 2, mitochondrial-like, with translation MALRSGSLSRSLLSTVRSTQIRRSSSSASSSSLRGLIRPPAATSSFRRPLFTTPRAMAGEFGGVQSLTPMHNALAAARLTSHISVNVRAFCELSQGT, from the exons ATGGCTTTGCGCTCTGGATCGCTTTCAAGGTCTCTACTTTCCACTGTCAGATCGACCCAAATTCGACGCTCCTCCTCCTCCGCATCATCATCATCCCTCCGCGGCCTCATCCGCCCTCCGGCTGCAACTTCTTCGTTCCGCCGCCCCCTCTTCACCACTCCTAG GGCTATGGCGGGAGAATTCGGGGGCGTTCAATCGCTGACGCCGATGCACAACGCTCTCGCCGCTGCTCGCCTCACTTCTCACATTTCTGTCAACGTGCGCGCTTTCTGCGAGTTGTCTCAGG GTACTTGA